A DNA window from Deinococcus aerolatus contains the following coding sequences:
- a CDS encoding glucose-1-phosphate thymidylyltransferase, translating to MKAIIPAAGLGTRLRPLTFTRPKPVLRVAGQPIIRHAINTLTAAGIHDIGIVVSDITRGEILHAVRNMSGANITLINQHEQLGLGHAVLTAREWVGDSEFCVYLGDNLFEFGAKPFVERFLQEKPAALIALVEVEDPTAFGVAELDGERIVRLVEKPRVPPSNLAVAGLYCFTPQIFDVLEHMSPSARGEYEITDGIQGLIEGGAAVLGQRVEGWWKDTGRPDDLLDANRLLLEGLETDIQGTVEKSRISGRVVIPASARVTGSHIVGPVMLAENVVIEYAYIGPFTSIGRGSVIRNAEVEHSVIDSEVIIENTYRRLQDCLIGVRAQVRGGREMPRTLKMIISDASVVELV from the coding sequence ATGAAGGCCATCATCCCCGCCGCAGGACTGGGCACCCGCCTGCGCCCGCTGACGTTCACCCGCCCCAAACCCGTGCTGCGGGTGGCCGGGCAGCCGATCATCCGTCACGCCATTAACACCCTGACGGCAGCGGGCATCCACGACATCGGAATCGTGGTCTCGGACATCACGCGCGGGGAAATTCTGCACGCGGTGCGAAACATGTCAGGGGCGAACATCACGCTGATCAATCAGCACGAGCAACTGGGGCTGGGGCACGCCGTCCTGACTGCCCGCGAGTGGGTGGGCGACTCGGAATTCTGCGTCTACCTGGGCGACAACCTCTTCGAGTTCGGCGCAAAACCCTTCGTGGAGCGTTTTCTCCAGGAAAAGCCGGCGGCCCTTATCGCCCTGGTGGAGGTCGAGGACCCCACCGCCTTCGGCGTGGCCGAACTGGACGGCGAGCGCATCGTCCGGCTGGTGGAAAAGCCCAGGGTGCCCCCCAGCAACCTGGCGGTGGCCGGGCTGTACTGCTTCACGCCGCAGATTTTTGACGTGCTGGAACACATGTCGCCCTCGGCGCGCGGCGAGTACGAGATCACCGACGGTATCCAGGGCCTGATTGAGGGCGGCGCGGCGGTGCTGGGCCAGCGCGTGGAGGGCTGGTGGAAGGACACCGGACGCCCGGATGACCTGCTGGATGCCAACCGCCTGTTGCTGGAGGGCCTGGAAACCGATATCCAGGGCACCGTCGAGAAGTCGCGCATCTCGGGCCGGGTGGTTATTCCAGCCTCGGCGCGGGTCACGGGCAGCCATATCGTGGGGCCGGTGATGCTGGCCGAGAACGTGGTCATCGAGTACGCCTACATCGGCCCCTTTACCAGCATCGGGCGCGGCAGCGTGATTCGCAACGCGGAGGTCGAACACAGCGTCATTGACTCCGAGGTGATTATCGAGAACACCTACCGCCGCCTGCAGGACTGCCTGATCGGCGTGCGGGCGCAGGTACGTGGGGGCCGCGAGATGCCGCGCACCCTGAAGATGATCATCTCGGACGCCAGCGTGGTGGAACTGGTGTAA